One window from the genome of Spiractinospora alimapuensis encodes:
- a CDS encoding SIMPL domain-containing protein, protein MTTPPIVRVRGEAVMEVDPEIARLTLVTSARDKDRRRALDRLAARNDAVLARIRSFGEAVEDAETGVLNVHPQLHHGRGERVRGYHGSVRIRLTVGDFDAMSTMIGEFADQDLTEVVGPSWELRPASPMYGRARSQAVEETVTRARTYAEALGGTLTGLREIADVGLSSRAEPAPGLPPPAGQEAFRGARPDEPGAPPPRVEVGVPRITLRADVEATFTMSEPTALGQPPAGA, encoded by the coding sequence ATGACGACACCGCCCATCGTGCGGGTCCGAGGTGAGGCCGTTATGGAGGTCGACCCGGAGATCGCCCGGCTCACCCTCGTCACGAGTGCGCGGGACAAGGATCGCCGACGCGCCCTGGACCGCCTCGCCGCGCGGAACGACGCCGTGCTGGCACGGATCCGGTCCTTCGGGGAGGCGGTCGAGGACGCGGAAACGGGCGTTCTGAACGTTCACCCCCAGCTCCATCACGGGCGGGGGGAGCGGGTGCGTGGCTACCACGGCAGCGTCCGGATCCGGCTCACGGTCGGGGACTTCGACGCGATGAGCACGATGATCGGCGAATTCGCGGACCAGGACCTCACCGAGGTGGTGGGCCCGTCCTGGGAACTTCGACCCGCCTCGCCGATGTACGGACGCGCCCGGTCACAGGCGGTGGAGGAGACCGTCACGCGTGCGCGGACCTACGCCGAGGCGCTCGGGGGAACGCTGACCGGACTCCGCGAGATCGCCGACGTGGGACTGAGTTCGCGGGCCGAACCCGCGCCGGGCCTCCCGCCGCCGGCCGGACAGGAAGCGTTTCGCGGCGCGCGACCGGACGAACCGGGCGCTCCCCCGCCAAGGGTCGAGGTGGGGGTCCCGCGGATCACGCTGCGCGCGGACGTGGAGGCGACGTTCACGATGTCGGAGCCCACCGCTCTGGGGCAGCCGCCGGCAGGTGCGTGA